One genomic region from Vannielia litorea encodes:
- the mscL gene encoding large conductance mechanosensitive channel protein MscL, producing MMKEFKDFIAKGNVMDMAVGIIIGAAFTAIVSSMVADLINPIIGLFTGGLDFTNNYVVLSGDVAEGTSLEAAREGGANVFAWGSFAMAVINFLIIAFVVFMLVRYVNKVKALAEKPEEVAPEVETGPSELDVLLEIRDSLKKA from the coding sequence ATGATGAAAGAATTCAAGGATTTCATTGCCAAGGGCAATGTGATGGACATGGCGGTGGGTATCATCATCGGTGCCGCCTTCACGGCAATCGTCAGCTCGATGGTGGCTGACCTGATCAACCCGATCATCGGCCTGTTCACCGGCGGTCTGGACTTTACCAACAACTACGTGGTGCTGAGCGGCGACGTGGCCGAGGGCACCTCGCTGGAGGCCGCCCGCGAAGGCGGGGCCAACGTGTTTGCATGGGGCTCCTTCGCGATGGCCGTGATCAACTTCCTGATCATCGCTTTCGTGGTGTTCATGCTGGTGCGCTACGTCAACAAGGTGAAGGCGCTGGCCGAGAAGCCGGAAGAGGTGGCCCCCGAGGTGGAAACCGGCCCCTCCGAACTGGACGTGCTGCTGGAGATCCGCGACAGCCTGAAAAAGGCCTGA
- a CDS encoding adenylate kinase, which produces MGADKNTRPVLILLGPPGAGKGTQARRLEERFGLVQLSTGDLLRAAVAAGTEAGRAAKAVMEAGGLVSDQIVLDILADRLAEPDVAGGVILDGFPRTTVQAEALDEMLAAHGERVTGAISMEVDDAAMVERIAGRFTCGACGEGYHDSFKPTAVEGVCDACGGTEMKRRADDKAETVAARLEAYHAQTAPLIGYYEGKGLLDRVDAMGEIDAVTGALVVLVERLREPA; this is translated from the coding sequence ATGGGCGCAGACAAGAACACACGGCCGGTGCTGATTTTGCTCGGCCCGCCGGGCGCGGGCAAGGGCACGCAGGCGCGGCGGCTGGAGGAGCGCTTTGGCCTTGTGCAGCTTTCGACCGGCGACCTGCTGCGCGCGGCTGTGGCCGCTGGCACCGAGGCGGGCCGTGCGGCGAAGGCTGTGATGGAGGCGGGCGGCCTCGTCAGCGACCAGATCGTGCTGGATATTCTCGCCGACCGGCTGGCCGAGCCGGATGTGGCGGGCGGGGTGATCCTTGACGGGTTCCCGCGCACCACGGTGCAGGCCGAGGCGCTGGACGAGATGCTGGCGGCCCACGGCGAGCGGGTGACGGGCGCGATCTCGATGGAGGTGGACGATGCCGCGATGGTCGAGCGGATCGCCGGTCGCTTCACCTGCGGTGCCTGCGGCGAGGGCTACCACGACAGCTTCAAGCCGACTGCGGTGGAGGGCGTGTGCGATGCCTGTGGCGGCACCGAGATGAAGCGCCGCGCCGATGACAAAGCGGAGACGGTGGCCGCACGGCTGGAGGCCTACCACGCCCAGACCGCGCCGCTCATCGGCTACTACGAGGGCAAGGGCCTGCTGGACCGGGTGGACGCGATGGGCGAGATCGACGCGGTGACTGGCGCGCTGGTGGTGCTGGTCGAGCGGTTGCGCGAACCGGCCTGA
- a CDS encoding DUF1127 domain-containing protein: MAYFDPTTRASGSTLAGKITAFLTRPAGAFADWNDRRVTRKALSKLTDRELDDIGLSRSEIADI; encoded by the coding sequence ATGGCATATTTTGACCCGACCACCCGCGCCTCCGGCAGCACCCTCGCCGGCAAGATCACCGCTTTCCTGACCCGCCCCGCCGGCGCTTTCGCCGACTGGAACGATCGCCGCGTGACCCGCAAGGCCCTTTCCAAGCTCACCGACCGCGAGCTGGATGACATCGGCCTGAGCCGCTCCGAGATCGCAGACATCTGA
- the ruvC gene encoding crossover junction endodeoxyribonuclease RuvC, with protein sequence MRIIGVDPGLRNLGWGVIEAEGSRMRHVANGICHSDSAAPLALRLQSLFRALSEVIAEFAPEAAAIEETFVNRDGQSTLKLGQARGVALLALAEAGLAPGEYAPNTVKKAVVGTGHAAKGQIAHMVAHYFPGAKVAGADAADALAIAICHSHHSGPGASKLAAALRAAG encoded by the coding sequence ATGCGTATCATCGGGGTCGATCCGGGCCTGCGGAACCTTGGCTGGGGCGTGATCGAGGCCGAAGGAAGCCGGATGCGCCATGTTGCCAACGGGATTTGCCACAGTGATTCTGCCGCGCCGCTGGCGTTGCGGCTGCAATCGCTCTTTCGGGCGCTCAGCGAGGTGATCGCGGAGTTCGCGCCGGAAGCGGCGGCGATCGAGGAAACCTTCGTCAACCGGGATGGGCAGAGCACCTTGAAGCTGGGGCAGGCCCGCGGCGTGGCCCTGCTGGCACTGGCAGAGGCCGGGCTGGCGCCGGGCGAATACGCGCCGAACACGGTGAAGAAGGCGGTGGTGGGCACCGGCCACGCGGCCAAGGGGCAGATTGCCCATATGGTCGCGCATTACTTTCCGGGTGCGAAGGTCGCGGGCGCGGATGCCGCCGATGCGCTGGCGATTGCGATCTGTCATTCGCATCATTCCGGGCCGGGCGCTTCGAAGCTCGCCGCCGCGCTGAGGGCGGCAGGATGA
- the ruvA gene encoding Holliday junction branch migration protein RuvA gives MIGRIAGRLDYRASDHVLIDVRGVGYLVYVSERTLAALPGPGEAVALYTDLLVREDNLQLFGFPTLLEKEWHRLLTSVQGVGAKVSLAILGTLGPEGVGRAITLGDAAAVKSAPGVGPKLAARVVNELKEKAAGVMAMGSFGGGALQPEPVEVVEADAPPPTRAAAPAPAAGGRAEAQADALSALVNLGYGQSEAAQAVAQAEGEDSGALIRAALKLLAPKG, from the coding sequence ATGATCGGGCGGATCGCCGGGCGGCTGGATTACCGCGCTTCCGACCATGTGCTGATCGACGTGCGCGGCGTGGGCTATCTTGTTTACGTCTCAGAGCGGACGCTGGCCGCGCTGCCCGGGCCGGGTGAGGCGGTGGCGCTCTATACCGACCTGCTGGTGCGGGAAGACAACCTGCAACTCTTCGGCTTTCCGACCTTGCTGGAAAAGGAGTGGCACCGGCTGCTGACCTCCGTGCAGGGCGTGGGAGCCAAGGTATCGCTCGCGATCCTCGGCACGCTGGGGCCGGAGGGCGTGGGCCGGGCGATCACACTGGGTGATGCGGCGGCGGTGAAATCGGCACCCGGCGTGGGGCCGAAGCTGGCCGCGCGCGTGGTGAACGAGTTGAAGGAGAAGGCGGCGGGCGTCATGGCGATGGGGTCCTTCGGGGGCGGCGCGCTCCAGCCGGAGCCGGTGGAGGTGGTTGAGGCTGATGCGCCCCCGCCAACCCGCGCGGCCGCCCCGGCACCAGCGGCGGGCGGACGAGCCGAGGCCCAGGCCGATGCGCTCTCGGCGCTGGTGAATCTTGGTTACGGGCAGAGCGAGGCCGCGCAAGCGGTGGCGCAGGCGGAGGGCGAGGACTCCGGCGCGCTGATCCGGGCCGCGCTGAAGCTGCTGGCACCGAAGGGGTGA
- a CDS encoding GIY-YIG nuclease family protein: MLSDDLGLDYKLRADYSVFDFSLTDHMSDLVGRLMISPRRTQSYVRLAENLDPEIVELSSISMFDPLPPAWREWCMTGPELRVISPNQEARLREWRGIYLIVDETDGARYVGSAYGAENLLSRWRSHVRRDHGVTVQLQQRNPANFRFSILERVSPDTPIEEITALEQTWMHRLHTKRFGLNT; encoded by the coding sequence GTGCTGTCCGACGATTTGGGCTTGGACTACAAATTGCGCGCGGATTACTCGGTGTTCGACTTCTCACTTACCGATCATATGAGTGATCTTGTTGGTCGGCTGATGATCTCGCCTCGCCGCACTCAAAGCTATGTGCGGTTGGCGGAGAACCTCGATCCCGAGATTGTTGAGCTTTCATCCATCTCAATGTTCGACCCGCTTCCGCCGGCATGGCGGGAATGGTGTATGACTGGACCCGAGTTGCGTGTGATCAGCCCTAATCAAGAAGCACGTTTACGGGAGTGGAGAGGGATCTACCTTATCGTCGACGAAACCGACGGAGCTCGTTACGTGGGTTCTGCGTATGGAGCAGAAAACCTCCTGAGCCGCTGGAGGTCGCATGTAAGGAGGGATCATGGCGTTACTGTCCAGCTCCAACAACGCAACCCGGCGAACTTTCGGTTCTCAATATTGGAGCGCGTTTCTCCCGACACACCTATCGAGGAGATCACAGCGCTTGAGCAAACGTGGATGCACAGATTGCACACCAAGCGGTTTGGATTGAACACATGA
- the ruvB gene encoding Holliday junction branch migration DNA helicase RuvB: MSEPDPTLRPEPREEDTASGALRPETLDDFTGQAEARANLKVFIESAKRRGQAMDHTLFHGPPGLGKTTLAQIMAKELGVGFRMTSGPVLARAGDLAAILTNLEPRDVLFIDEIHRMNPVVEEVLYPAMEDFALDLVIGEGPAARSVRIELEPFTLVGATTRLGLLQTPLRDRFGIPTRLQFYTVEELHSITMRGARLLNIPCDEDGAHEIAARSRGTPRIAGRLLRRVVDFALVEGDGRITRAIADGALTRLGVDKLGLDGADRRYLSLIAEAYQGGPVGVETLSAALSESRDAIEEVIEPYLLQQGLIQRTPRGRALASRAWSHLGLAPPSGPGDLFT; this comes from the coding sequence ATGAGCGAGCCAGACCCAACCCTGCGCCCAGAGCCGCGCGAAGAGGATACGGCCTCCGGCGCGCTCCGGCCCGAAACGCTCGATGATTTCACCGGGCAGGCGGAGGCGCGGGCGAACCTGAAGGTGTTCATCGAAAGCGCCAAGCGGCGCGGGCAGGCGATGGACCATACGCTGTTTCATGGCCCCCCTGGCCTCGGCAAGACGACGCTGGCGCAGATCATGGCCAAGGAGCTTGGTGTGGGCTTTCGGATGACCTCCGGCCCGGTGCTGGCGCGGGCGGGCGACCTGGCGGCGATCCTCACAAACCTCGAGCCGCGCGATGTGCTCTTCATCGACGAGATCCACCGGATGAACCCGGTGGTGGAAGAGGTGCTCTACCCGGCGATGGAGGACTTCGCGCTCGATCTGGTGATCGGTGAGGGACCGGCGGCAAGGTCGGTGCGGATCGAGCTGGAGCCGTTCACGCTGGTGGGGGCGACCACACGGCTGGGGCTGTTGCAAACGCCGCTGCGCGACCGCTTTGGCATTCCGACGCGGTTGCAGTTTTACACGGTGGAAGAGCTGCATAGCATCACCATGCGGGGCGCGCGGCTGTTGAACATTCCCTGCGACGAGGACGGCGCGCATGAGATCGCGGCCCGCTCGCGGGGCACGCCGCGGATTGCCGGGCGGCTGCTGCGGCGGGTGGTGGATTTTGCGCTGGTCGAGGGCGACGGGCGGATCACGCGGGCCATCGCAGACGGGGCGCTGACCCGGCTGGGGGTGGACAAGCTGGGGCTCGACGGCGCAGACCGGCGCTACCTGAGCCTCATCGCGGAGGCCTATCAGGGCGGGCCTGTGGGGGTGGAAACGCTCTCGGCGGCGCTCTCGGAGAGCCGGGACGCGATCGAGGAAGTGATCGAGCCCTATTTGCTGCAACAGGGGCTGATCCAGCGCACCCCGCGCGGGCGGGCGCTGGCGAGCCGGGCGTGGAGCCATCTTGGCCTTGCGCCGCCGAGCGGGCCGGGCGACCTGTTTACCTGA
- the ybgC gene encoding tol-pal system-associated acyl-CoA thioesterase, with the protein MSHRFACEVYYEDTDLSGFVYHANYLKFIERARSDWVAGLGVDQNAMREAGLVFAVRRIEADFLAPARLGDALEVQTEVASRTAARMVLAQSVMKDGVALFEAQVTLVAMGTGGRPVRLPEALRGAVDAGQA; encoded by the coding sequence ATGAGCCATCGGTTTGCCTGCGAAGTCTACTACGAAGACACCGACCTTTCGGGCTTTGTCTATCACGCCAATTACCTGAAGTTCATCGAACGCGCCCGCTCGGACTGGGTGGCCGGACTGGGGGTGGATCAGAACGCGATGCGCGAGGCCGGGCTGGTCTTTGCCGTGCGGCGGATCGAGGCGGATTTTCTGGCGCCCGCGCGGCTGGGCGATGCGCTGGAGGTGCAGACCGAGGTGGCCAGCCGGACGGCGGCGCGGATGGTGCTGGCGCAGAGCGTGATGAAGGATGGTGTGGCGCTGTTCGAGGCGCAGGTGACGCTGGTGGCAATGGGCACGGGCGGGCGGCCTGTGCGGTTGCCGGAGGCGCTGCGCGGTGCGGTGGACGCGGGTCAGGCCTGA
- a CDS encoding sensor histidine kinase, with the protein MTEEDDFSARLDVLRRAERVRSPEFVARILLMLIGTAAGTLLLDLTFLPYWLASYYSIVALEKTVLGLWPHAQSRRFFYFMVAISALIATAYATLPVYLWLHPDPTLKFGAMVLLVGAVLNVFLVRARVWQISAAYMVPLGLAFLIIAASTWQSPGGGALFYTSVILAFSIIGYLLVAVYEANQAYAKFLETQRQFFQAQKMEAIGTLAGGIAHDFNNLLSVVQGNLELMDITEEEEARHACAREALTACWRGAALTRHLLALGRTSMLEPRRIDPAHALFEVERLVRRVVPASIGLSAEAEPDLPQILADETTLQAALLNLAINARDAMPEGGSMHFEARHLPTSAARPAFLPPKDFVALSVTDSGGGIPPDAIDKIFDPFFSTKPKGRGTGLGLAMVEGFARQSSGHAHAESQPGKGSRFTLYLPARSQTTVPPTAQKAQTAERAQPVGKRAAV; encoded by the coding sequence ATGACGGAAGAGGACGATTTCAGCGCACGCCTGGACGTGTTGCGCCGCGCCGAACGTGTGCGCAGCCCGGAGTTCGTGGCACGCATCCTCCTGATGCTCATCGGGACGGCAGCCGGAACGCTGCTCCTCGATCTGACCTTCCTGCCCTACTGGCTCGCCAGCTACTACAGCATCGTCGCGCTCGAAAAGACCGTCCTCGGCCTCTGGCCCCACGCCCAATCCCGCCGGTTCTTCTACTTCATGGTCGCCATCTCGGCGCTGATCGCTACGGCCTATGCCACCCTGCCGGTCTACCTCTGGCTTCACCCCGACCCGACCCTGAAGTTCGGCGCCATGGTGCTGCTGGTCGGCGCGGTGCTGAACGTCTTCTTGGTCCGCGCCCGGGTCTGGCAGATCTCGGCGGCCTACATGGTGCCCCTCGGCCTCGCCTTCCTGATCATCGCCGCCTCCACATGGCAAAGCCCCGGCGGCGGCGCGCTGTTCTACACCTCGGTCATCCTCGCCTTCTCGATCATCGGCTACCTGCTCGTCGCCGTGTACGAGGCCAATCAGGCCTATGCCAAGTTTCTGGAAACACAGCGACAATTCTTTCAGGCCCAGAAGATGGAGGCCATCGGCACCCTCGCGGGCGGCATCGCGCATGACTTCAACAACCTGCTCAGCGTGGTGCAGGGCAACCTCGAACTGATGGACATCACCGAGGAAGAAGAGGCGCGCCACGCCTGCGCCCGCGAGGCGCTCACCGCCTGCTGGCGCGGGGCGGCGCTGACCCGCCACTTGCTCGCCCTCGGGCGCACCTCCATGCTGGAGCCCCGGCGGATCGACCCGGCCCACGCGCTCTTCGAGGTCGAGCGTCTGGTGCGCCGTGTGGTGCCCGCCTCCATCGGCCTGAGCGCGGAGGCCGAACCAGACCTGCCGCAGATCCTCGCCGATGAAACCACCCTGCAAGCGGCGCTGCTGAACCTCGCCATCAACGCCCGCGATGCCATGCCCGAGGGCGGCTCAATGCACTTCGAGGCCCGGCACCTGCCCACCTCCGCCGCCCGCCCGGCCTTCCTGCCGCCCAAGGATTTCGTCGCCCTCTCGGTGACCGACAGCGGCGGCGGCATCCCGCCCGACGCGATCGACAAGATCTTCGATCCCTTCTTCTCCACCAAGCCCAAGGGGCGCGGCACCGGGCTGGGGCTGGCGATGGTCGAGGGCTTCGCCCGCCAATCCTCCGGCCACGCCCATGCCGAATCGCAGCCCGGCAAGGGCAGCCGCTTCACCCTCTACCTGCCCGCCCGCAGCCAAACGACCGTGCCGCCGACCGCGCAAAAGGCTCAAACTGCTGAACGCGCCCAGCCCGTGGGCAAGCGCGCCGCCGTCTGA
- a CDS encoding MarR family winged helix-turn-helix transcriptional regulator codes for MDSNRIGAFVSLVEDRASTALGNVSAHEAAVLSAIRFRPGVIAHALHGILGLSQPAVARLLRGLENRRLVRRGPARGRTVPLGLTEAGEATVERVLEARRAAMEQLVAPLAPEEQAQLADLMDKMLAGALRSRAHGRHLCRLCDYDRCSAAGCPVEARVDEIDGGVDWRNEFRK; via the coding sequence ATGGACAGCAACCGGATCGGAGCCTTTGTGAGCCTGGTCGAAGACCGGGCGAGCACCGCCTTGGGCAATGTCAGCGCCCATGAGGCGGCGGTGCTCTCGGCGATCCGGTTTCGGCCCGGCGTTATCGCCCATGCGCTGCATGGCATCCTCGGCCTCTCGCAACCGGCGGTGGCACGCCTCCTGCGCGGGCTGGAGAACCGGAGGCTGGTTCGGCGCGGGCCAGCGCGGGGGCGGACGGTGCCGTTGGGGCTGACCGAGGCGGGGGAGGCCACTGTGGAGCGGGTGCTGGAAGCGCGGCGGGCGGCGATGGAGCAGCTGGTGGCGCCACTCGCGCCGGAGGAGCAGGCGCAACTTGCCGATCTGATGGACAAGATGCTGGCCGGTGCCCTGCGCTCCCGCGCTCACGGGCGGCACCTGTGCCGGCTGTGCGACTACGACCGGTGCAGCGCGGCGGGCTGCCCGGTGGAGGCGCGGGTCGACGAGATCGACGGCGGGGTCGACTGGCGCAACGAGTTCAGAAAATGA
- the rpmE gene encoding 50S ribosomal protein L31, producing MKKDLHPEYHTIDVKLTNGDVVQMKSTWGAEGDTLSLDIDPSVHPAWTGGNARLMDTGGRVSKFKKKYEGLGF from the coding sequence ATGAAAAAAGACCTGCATCCCGAGTATCACACCATCGACGTCAAGCTGACCAACGGCGACGTGGTGCAGATGAAATCGACCTGGGGCGCCGAGGGCGACACCCTGTCGCTCGACATCGACCCCTCCGTTCACCCGGCCTGGACCGGCGGCAACGCCCGCCTGATGGACACCGGTGGCCGCGTGTCGAAGTTCAAGAAAAAATACGAGGGCCTCGGCTTCTGA
- the rplS gene encoding 50S ribosomal protein L19: protein MDLIAELEAEQVASLGKDIPDFKAGDTVRVGYKVTEGTRTRVQNYEGVCISRKNGAGIAGSFTVRKISFGEGVERVFPLHSTNIDSIEVVRRGRVRRAKLYYLRTRRGKSARIAEVTNYKPLGGAEA from the coding sequence ATGGACCTGATCGCTGAACTGGAGGCCGAACAGGTTGCCTCCCTCGGGAAGGACATTCCCGATTTCAAAGCCGGCGACACTGTGCGCGTCGGCTACAAGGTGACCGAGGGCACCCGTACCCGCGTTCAGAACTACGAAGGCGTGTGCATCTCCCGCAAGAACGGCGCGGGCATTGCCGGCTCGTTCACCGTGCGCAAGATTTCCTTTGGCGAAGGCGTCGAGCGGGTCTTCCCGCTGCACTCGACCAACATCGACAGCATCGAAGTGGTGCGTCGTGGTCGCGTCCGCCGCGCCAAGCTCTACTACCTCCGCACCCGCCGCGGTAAGTCCGCGCGGATCGCCGAGGTGACCAACTACAAGCCGCTCGGCGGCGCCGAGGCTTAA
- the trmD gene encoding tRNA (guanosine(37)-N1)-methyltransferase TrmD — MSDTPKSHGAKSHGRLSISASRTPRDLMGPGPRLATAWTAKIITLFPEAFPGVLGHSLTGRALEEGKWALETLRLRDYGKGKHRNVDDTPAGGGAGMVLRADVVGEALEDAARGTPPDRGEWPVLYASPRGKPFDQAMARRLAAGRGLTLLCGRFEGVDERALEEFGVEEVSLGDFVLTGGEIAAQAMLDATIRLLPGVLGNEASTEEESHSNGLLEHPQYTKPATWRGREIPQVLLSGHHGRIADWRRETSEALTAARRPDLWRKYRGEG; from the coding sequence ATGAGCGACACACCCAAAAGTCACGGCGCAAAATCCCACGGCCGCCTCTCCATCTCCGCCTCCCGCACCCCGCGTGACCTGATGGGCCCCGGCCCGCGCCTCGCCACGGCCTGGACCGCCAAGATCATCACCCTCTTCCCCGAGGCCTTCCCCGGCGTGCTCGGCCACTCGCTCACCGGGCGGGCGCTGGAAGAGGGCAAATGGGCGCTGGAGACCCTGCGCCTGCGCGACTACGGCAAGGGCAAGCACCGCAACGTCGATGACACGCCCGCAGGCGGCGGCGCGGGCATGGTGCTGCGCGCCGACGTGGTGGGCGAGGCGCTGGAGGATGCCGCCCGCGGCACCCCGCCTGACCGCGGCGAATGGCCGGTGCTCTACGCTTCCCCGCGCGGCAAGCCCTTCGATCAGGCGATGGCCCGCCGCCTCGCCGCCGGGCGCGGCCTCACCCTGCTCTGCGGTCGCTTCGAGGGGGTGGACGAACGGGCGCTGGAGGAGTTCGGCGTCGAAGAGGTCAGCCTTGGTGACTTCGTGCTGACCGGCGGCGAGATCGCCGCGCAAGCGATGCTCGATGCCACCATCCGCCTGCTCCCCGGCGTGCTCGGCAACGAGGCCTCCACCGAAGAGGAGAGCCACTCGAACGGCCTGCTCGAACACCCGCAATACACCAAGCCCGCCACATGGCGCGGGCGCGAGATTCCGCAGGTGCTGCTCTCGGGCCACCACGGGCGCATCGCCGACTGGCGCCGCGAGACGAGCGAGGCCCTCACCGCCGCGCGCCGCCCCGACCTGTGGCGAAAGTACCGGGGCGAGGGCTGA
- a CDS encoding bleomycin resistance protein gives MASLTPELGCTDAAASAAFYTDHLGFNLDYARPGQGFYHLSREGSAVMLEQLSPESWALAPPEPPLGRGMHLQILIADAPALAARLTAQGLPLFRPLEEAWYRDGARFHGQTQFVVADPDGYLLRFASSLGTTHERPTTGRIVE, from the coding sequence ATGGCTAGCCTCACCCCCGAGCTGGGCTGCACCGATGCCGCCGCCTCCGCGGCCTTCTACACTGATCACCTCGGCTTCAACCTCGACTACGCCCGCCCCGGCCAGGGCTTCTACCACCTCTCCCGCGAGGGCAGCGCCGTGATGCTCGAACAGCTTTCCCCCGAAAGCTGGGCGCTGGCCCCGCCCGAGCCGCCCCTAGGCCGCGGCATGCACCTGCAAATCCTCATCGCCGATGCCCCTGCGCTCGCCGCCCGCCTCACCGCGCAGGGCCTGCCGCTCTTTCGCCCGCTGGAAGAAGCGTGGTATCGGGACGGCGCCCGCTTTCACGGGCAAACCCAATTCGTGGTGGCCGATCCCGACGGCTACCTGCTGCGCTTCGCCTCTTCGCTTGGCACCACCCACGAGCGCCCGACCACAGGCAGGATCGTCGAATGA